The following coding sequences lie in one Actinomycetota bacterium genomic window:
- the pstA gene encoding phosphate ABC transporter permease PstA, producing MNKNLANNIALASLWVAAITTVGVLFAVIVYVFVNGIGVISPEFIFTWPHGVNAEGGVWPTIVSTLYVTVLAMMIVTPIAILAAVYLAEYAVQGRLVNMIRFAADSLASVPSIVMGLFGLALFVEAMKIGFSMISAALALSFLMLPIVMRTTEEAIRAVPRFIRWGSYGLGATKWQTVRRIVLPVATPRIITGIILATGRAVGETAVVIYTMGQAINLPVTPLDSGRPMTVHLYLLAMDGINLPAAYGTALLLMIMILFFNLSARYILRRNERRT from the coding sequence ATGAACAAGAACCTCGCGAACAACATCGCGCTGGCTTCCCTCTGGGTCGCGGCCATCACGACGGTTGGAGTACTCTTCGCGGTCATCGTGTACGTGTTCGTCAACGGCATCGGGGTGATCAGCCCCGAGTTCATCTTCACTTGGCCGCATGGAGTCAACGCCGAAGGAGGCGTTTGGCCGACAATCGTCTCAACGTTGTACGTGACCGTGCTGGCCATGATGATCGTCACACCCATAGCCATCCTCGCGGCGGTCTACCTCGCCGAGTACGCAGTGCAGGGTCGCCTTGTGAACATGATCCGGTTCGCGGCCGACTCACTGGCGTCCGTGCCGTCCATCGTCATGGGCCTATTCGGTCTTGCGCTCTTTGTCGAAGCGATGAAGATCGGGTTCTCGATGATTTCGGCAGCGTTGGCGCTGTCGTTCCTCATGCTCCCGATCGTCATGCGTACGACCGAGGAGGCGATTCGCGCGGTTCCCCGATTCATCCGTTGGGGCTCGTACGGGCTGGGTGCCACGAAGTGGCAGACGGTCCGCCGCATCGTCTTGCCAGTGGCGACGCCGCGCATCATCACGGGTATCATCCTCGCGACGGGTCGGGCAGTCGGGGAGACCGCAGTGGTCATCTACACCATGGGCCAGGCGATCAACCTGCCTGTCACCCCTCTGGATTCCGGTCGGCCGATGACCGTCCACCTGTACCTGCTGGCCATGGACGGCATCAATCTCCCGGCGGCTTACGGCACCGCCCTGCTGCTGATGATCATGATTCTGTTCTTCAACCTGAGTGCCAGGTACATTCTGCGCCGGAACGAGCGGAGGACGTGA
- the pstB gene encoding phosphate ABC transporter ATP-binding protein PstB gives MADSSNTHESPDRSLTGRDKISVRGLNFFYGDFNALTGITVGIRDSAVTAFIGPSGCGKSTFLRCINRMNDLIPGTRVEGLVALDGQDIYAPGVDSVDLRRRVGMIFQQPNPFPMSIYDNVAYGPRLHGVRKKADLDEVVQSSLEKANLWKEVKDILPRGGLTLSGGQQQRLCIARVLAVQPQVMLMDEPCSAIDPTSVQKVEDLMAQLKNEVTIIIVTHNMQQAARVSDFTAFFLQEQTGEPAVLVEYDRTANIFTSPKDKRTEDYITGRFG, from the coding sequence ATGGCTGACAGCAGCAACACGCATGAGAGCCCCGACCGGTCACTGACGGGGCGTGACAAGATATCCGTGAGGGGCCTCAACTTCTTCTACGGCGACTTCAACGCGCTTACGGGGATCACGGTCGGCATAAGGGATTCTGCGGTCACAGCCTTCATCGGCCCATCTGGATGTGGGAAGTCGACATTCCTGCGCTGCATCAACCGCATGAACGACCTGATTCCAGGCACGCGCGTGGAAGGACTCGTAGCTCTCGATGGACAGGACATCTATGCCCCGGGTGTAGATTCCGTCGACCTCCGCCGTAGGGTCGGGATGATCTTCCAGCAGCCCAACCCGTTCCCGATGTCGATCTACGACAACGTCGCCTACGGTCCAAGGCTGCATGGCGTGCGCAAGAAGGCGGATCTCGACGAAGTCGTGCAGAGCTCGCTTGAGAAGGCCAACCTCTGGAAAGAGGTGAAGGACATTCTTCCTCGCGGCGGGCTGACCCTGTCCGGCGGGCAACAGCAGCGACTCTGTATCGCCCGCGTTCTCGCCGTTCAGCCGCAGGTCATGCTCATGGACGAGCCGTGCTCGGCGATCGACCCGACCTCCGTCCAGAAGGTCGAAGATCTCATGGCGCAACTCAAGAACGAAGTGACGATCATCATCGTCACCCACAACATGCAGCAGGCAGCGCGGGTGAGCGACTTCACGGCGTTCTTCCTCCAGGAACAGACCGGGGAGCCTGCCGTGCTTGTCGAGTACGACCGGACAGCCAACATCTTCACGAGTCCCAAGGACAAGAGGACAGAGGACTACATCACCGGCCGCTTCGGCTAG
- the phoU gene encoding phosphate signaling complex protein PhoU: MREGFRKELKDLKREVLGIGRDVTDITRKAVTSLVTGDIDLAEEVIASDSDIDRRCLGIEEHSLEVIATQFPVARDLRLLYSLTYMALHLERMADLAVNIAKAAKRTAGKKGPQTLYDLIQAQGNLVYRVLDATNEAFEKADLELARKLQELDEPIDHLYKQFFRELARLQDEEDIEWASSMVLASRYLERIADNAVDIGERIAYMVTGDFDALHDWSEE, translated from the coding sequence ATGCGCGAAGGTTTCAGGAAAGAACTCAAAGATCTCAAGCGGGAGGTCCTCGGCATCGGTCGTGATGTCACCGATATCACCCGCAAGGCTGTGACGTCGCTAGTGACCGGCGACATCGACCTGGCCGAGGAAGTGATTGCCAGCGATAGCGATATCGACAGACGTTGCCTGGGCATAGAGGAGCACTCACTTGAGGTCATTGCGACCCAGTTCCCGGTAGCCCGGGACTTGCGCCTGCTCTACTCGCTCACGTACATGGCGCTGCACCTTGAGCGCATGGCCGATCTCGCCGTCAATATCGCCAAGGCGGCGAAAAGGACCGCGGGGAAGAAGGGACCACAGACCCTGTACGATCTCATTCAGGCGCAGGGCAATCTTGTGTACCGCGTGCTCGATGCCACCAACGAGGCCTTTGAGAAGGCGGACCTCGAGCTTGCGCGCAAGCTGCAAGAACTCGATGAGCCGATCGACCATCTCTACAAGCAGTTCTTCCGGGAGCTTGCTCGCTTGCAGGACGAAGAGGACATCGAATGGGCATCGTCAATGGTGCTCGCGTCGCGCTACCTCGAGCGGATCGCCGACAACGCTGTCGATATCGGCGAGCGCATCGCATACATGGTGACCGGCGATTTTGATGCCCTGCATGACTGGAGCGAGGAATAG
- a CDS encoding YggS family pyridoxal phosphate-dependent enzyme, whose translation MSAVAQRYQSVCGLVAHAADCAGRSPDDVTVVAVTKTVGVAEVRNAIAAGICDFGENRVQEFLGKYGLFPDVRWHFIGTLQTNKVKDVVGRACLIHSVDSLRLLDTIDRKAAEAGVVQPVLLEVNVSGEESKHGLVPGELEEILEESALRENVVVRGLMTMAPFARAEDVRWVFRELRGLRDSLSATSPNGVELVELSMGMTNDFAVAVEEGATIVRVGRAIFGR comes from the coding sequence TTGAGCGCCGTTGCCCAGCGTTACCAGTCTGTATGCGGCCTGGTGGCTCACGCGGCGGACTGCGCCGGCCGCTCGCCGGACGACGTCACTGTCGTTGCCGTCACCAAGACCGTCGGTGTGGCCGAGGTGCGCAATGCCATCGCTGCGGGGATCTGCGACTTCGGGGAGAACCGTGTCCAGGAGTTCCTTGGCAAGTACGGACTGTTCCCTGATGTCAGGTGGCACTTCATCGGGACACTGCAGACCAACAAGGTCAAGGACGTTGTCGGCCGGGCCTGCCTGATCCACTCGGTCGACTCGCTCAGGCTCCTCGACACGATCGATCGCAAGGCGGCCGAGGCGGGCGTGGTCCAGCCGGTACTGCTCGAGGTGAACGTGTCTGGCGAGGAGAGCAAGCACGGCCTCGTGCCGGGGGAACTCGAGGAGATCCTCGAAGAGTCAGCTCTTCGCGAGAATGTGGTGGTCCGCGGACTCATGACCATGGCTCCGTTCGCTCGTGCCGAGGACGTGAGATGGGTGTTTCGCGAACTCCGCGGACTGCGCGATTCCCTGAGCGCGACGAGTCCGAATGGGGTAGAGTTAGTGGAGCTTTCGATGGGTATGACGAACGACTTCGCTGTCGCGGTCGAAGAGGGTGCGACCATCGTGCGTGTCGGAAGAGCGATCTTCGGCAGGTAG
- a CDS encoding cell division protein SepF translates to MGLWHNIKVRLGLEDDWDDEYYEDDEFADGNAADDSESADGFYGRSVSEAPQGTGFGTRRANREPDIERAWSEARSRDRERLRSVPSGSGVAQMTPQVKMHIIEPRSFTEAQNIADKFKQGTPVIVNMTMTSPDLAKRFIDFSSGLTYGLDGGIQKVSDKVFMLTPTNVDVSAGDMRRLRDKGLFPLE, encoded by the coding sequence GTGGGTTTGTGGCACAACATCAAGGTACGCCTCGGACTCGAGGACGACTGGGACGACGAGTACTACGAAGACGACGAGTTCGCCGATGGAAACGCCGCCGATGACTCCGAAAGTGCGGACGGGTTCTATGGACGTTCTGTCAGCGAAGCCCCGCAGGGTACCGGATTCGGCACCAGGCGGGCCAATCGCGAACCCGACATCGAGCGGGCCTGGAGTGAGGCGCGTTCACGCGATCGTGAGCGTCTTCGCAGCGTGCCATCCGGCTCAGGAGTCGCCCAGATGACTCCGCAGGTCAAGATGCACATCATCGAACCCAGAAGCTTCACCGAGGCCCAGAACATCGCAGACAAGTTCAAGCAGGGGACCCCTGTCATCGTGAACATGACGATGACGAGTCCCGATCTCGCCAAGCGATTCATCGACTTCTCGTCCGGGCTGACGTACGGTCTCGACGGCGGTATCCAGAAGGTCTCGGACAAGGTGTTCATGCTCACGCCGACAAACGTGGACGTGTCCGCGGGTGATATGCGACGCCTGCGCGACAAGGGCCTCTTCCCCTTGGAGTAG
- the proC gene encoding pyrroline-5-carboxylate reductase: MTTGHFKLSGTLAVIGGGRMGEAIVAGLLAANVVTPEAVVVAEPVAGRREDLAASYAVRCVADAVDAAGAGDVVLLAVKPQIMDTVLETIAPAIGGALVVSIAAGISCARLESALGSGVAVVRVMPNTPVMVGQGMAVISGGSEATAEQVDLVRELFSFLGKAVVLEERYQDVATAISGSGPAYVAIFVDALARAGVRQGLSRDVAQILAVQTVRGTADLIEQTGVHPEELVDGVSSPGGTTIAAIEALEASGFRASLGAAVNAAVKRAKELGS, from the coding sequence ATGACCACAGGGCACTTCAAGCTATCGGGCACGCTCGCAGTGATCGGCGGGGGGCGGATGGGCGAGGCGATCGTCGCCGGTTTGCTGGCTGCGAACGTGGTGACACCGGAGGCGGTCGTGGTTGCGGAACCGGTTGCCGGGCGCCGCGAGGATCTTGCCGCGTCTTACGCCGTGCGGTGCGTAGCTGACGCCGTGGATGCGGCGGGCGCGGGCGACGTGGTCCTTCTCGCCGTGAAGCCGCAGATCATGGACACCGTGCTTGAGACCATTGCCCCCGCGATCGGGGGCGCACTGGTGGTCTCTATCGCGGCAGGTATCTCGTGCGCCCGCCTGGAATCCGCGCTCGGGAGCGGTGTAGCCGTCGTTCGGGTGATGCCGAACACCCCAGTAATGGTCGGTCAGGGGATGGCCGTGATATCCGGCGGTTCGGAGGCCACTGCGGAGCAGGTCGATCTGGTGCGGGAGCTGTTCTCCTTCCTTGGCAAGGCTGTCGTGCTCGAAGAGCGGTATCAGGATGTGGCGACGGCAATCTCGGGATCGGGTCCCGCATACGTGGCTATCTTCGTGGATGCTTTGGCGCGCGCCGGCGTGAGGCAGGGTCTCTCGCGCGATGTCGCGCAGATCTTGGCCGTGCAGACCGTTCGAGGCACGGCGGACCTCATCGAACAGACCGGCGTGCACCCCGAGGAACTGGTCGACGGCGTGTCGAGTCCCGGAGGCACCACGATCGCGGCCATAGAGGCACTCGAAGCATCCGGTTTCCGCGCGTCGCTCGGAGCCGCCGTCAACGCTGCTGTGAAGCGGGCGAAGGAGTTAGGCTCGTGA
- a CDS encoding YggT family protein: MNVAFDVVDRLVSFYGLLIVAYIILSWFPVREGFIYEVYRVLGTVCEPYIGLFRRIVPTASVGGAGMDFSPLVAYLVLQYVVRGMLLPLLR, from the coding sequence GTGAACGTGGCTTTCGACGTTGTGGACCGTCTGGTGAGCTTCTACGGCCTTCTGATCGTGGCCTACATAATCCTGTCATGGTTCCCCGTGCGTGAGGGGTTCATCTACGAGGTCTATCGCGTGCTCGGGACCGTCTGCGAGCCGTATATCGGCCTGTTCCGTCGCATCGTTCCCACGGCATCGGTGGGCGGCGCGGGGATGGATTTCTCCCCTCTGGTAGCATATCTGGTGCTTCAGTACGTCGTTCGTGGCATGCTACTGCCTCTGCTCCGCTAG
- a CDS encoding DivIVA domain-containing protein has translation MKLTPLDIHHKEFRHSLRGYDVVEVDRFLDDVADEFERLFKENIDLSERLDASSDKIRSYQQMEQTVHNTMLAAQRSAEDIVAKARDEAATLLRDAEVKAKEIIHNALTQKQKVAAELVRIKQAEEEFRAGFKGMLERHVRGLSEISLPDDVNVLMGETDDGVMGAVEVATQEAVEAARTAPSEVAPIAAPAAAPAAELFVEPAVPTSEPEIEYITPESLAEEPPASGFVESVTLGEVEAPDLMAEEPEFDEPQEFSMPSFDSMGEREDDIDIEEID, from the coding sequence ATGAAGCTCACTCCGTTGGACATCCACCACAAGGAGTTCCGCCACTCGCTGCGCGGGTACGATGTCGTTGAGGTCGATCGCTTCCTTGACGACGTAGCCGATGAGTTCGAACGGCTCTTCAAGGAGAACATCGATCTCTCGGAGCGCCTCGATGCATCCTCGGACAAGATCCGCTCGTACCAGCAAATGGAACAGACCGTCCACAACACGATGCTCGCCGCGCAGCGCTCCGCCGAGGACATAGTCGCGAAGGCCCGGGACGAGGCGGCGACCCTGCTGCGAGACGCCGAGGTCAAGGCCAAGGAGATCATCCACAACGCCCTCACGCAGAAGCAGAAGGTTGCGGCTGAACTCGTCCGCATCAAGCAGGCCGAGGAGGAGTTCCGTGCCGGCTTCAAAGGCATGCTCGAGCGTCACGTGCGGGGGCTCTCGGAGATATCGCTGCCCGACGACGTGAACGTGCTGATGGGAGAGACAGACGACGGTGTCATGGGAGCCGTCGAGGTCGCCACGCAGGAGGCCGTCGAGGCAGCGCGCACCGCGCCCTCCGAGGTCGCTCCTATCGCGGCACCTGCAGCCGCACCCGCTGCCGAGCTGTTCGTGGAGCCGGCGGTGCCGACTTCCGAACCCGAGATCGAGTACATAACGCCTGAGTCGCTCGCGGAGGAGCCTCCCGCATCCGGATTCGTGGAGAGCGTCACCCTCGGCGAGGTAGAGGCACCAGACCTCATGGCCGAAGAACCCGAGTTCGACGAACCGCAGGAGTTCTCCATGCCATCGTTTGACTCGATGGGTGAGCGCGAGGACGACATCGATATCGAGGAGATCGACTAG
- a CDS encoding DUF167 domain-containing protein — protein MKPVRISVHVTPKSGRDEIAGWRGGELSVRVTVAPEGGKANAATCRVVAGALGVPKGTVTVVRGESSRHKQVEITGLAEDDLRRAFGQRPEGLF, from the coding sequence GTGAAGCCCGTACGCATCTCCGTACATGTCACCCCCAAGTCGGGTCGCGATGAGATCGCGGGCTGGCGAGGGGGTGAACTGTCTGTGCGGGTCACAGTGGCTCCGGAAGGCGGGAAGGCCAACGCCGCGACATGCCGCGTCGTGGCCGGGGCGCTCGGCGTTCCGAAGGGCACCGTGACCGTCGTTCGTGGGGAGAGTTCCCGGCACAAACAGGTCGAGATCACCGGACTGGCCGAGGACGACCTTCGCAGAGCGTTCGGGCAGCGCCCGGAAGGTCTGTTCTGA
- the ileS gene encoding isoleucine--tRNA ligase: MGEKPDYKSTMNLPQTEFPMRANLSAREPERLVFWDENRIYEKALAANEGGETFILHDGPPYANGHIHMGTAFNKVFKDLVVKYKTMRGYWSPYVPGWDCHGQPIEHQVEKNLGPEKMQKISRAKLRELCRDYAMKFVGVQAEEFRRLGVMGDFEDPYLTLNHAYEAGNVRIFKEMYRRGMIYKGSKPIHWCIRCKTALAEAEIEYSDETSDSIYVKFYLRSRPELFSHVDGRFSVLIWTTTPWTLPANVAVTLAAGADYVGVQVGDEIMFVAEELVEDVGRVIGWDYSVATGSDGSPIRIKGSDLEGATYDQPIHDGVEGTIITGDHVELTTGTGAVHTAPGHGEEDYLVGKQFGLPAPMPVDDDGVFDAGGGPFAGLNVNDANPVIVEWLRERGSLAHSGKTSHSYPHCWRCKQPVIFRATEQWFVSMDKTHLREKALAATEKVEWIPSWSINRISSMVADRPDWCISRQRAWGVPIPVFSCVKCGETVATDETFDAVISQWEKEGADSWFIREPADYLPEGTACPRCGGTELVPEDDILDVWWESGVSHTSVLEPRPELHRPAELYLEGSDQHRGWFQSALLTSVGAYDEPPFERVLTHGFIVDGDGRKMSKSLGNVVSPLDVVAKSGADIIRLWAASADYSQDVSVSDEILDRTSEAYRRIRNTFRFLLSNLADYEPSMAVAWADMPEIDRYALVRLSDVVDRVTHAYDAWKFHMVYHTVYGYCVTDLSSFYLDVLKDRLYSDATDSLSRRSAQTVLAAVLTSLVRLVAPILSFTAEEVWQFAPEPLRRGFESVLLAGWPCVDVPADEAASLRDAYGAVLEARDVVTKALEDARNDKVVGKSQEASIVLGVPADGLVVLEARGLDALAEMFIVSTVILEPAEEISVSVTQATGAKCPRCWNIRELGENGLCSRCEEVVAGIR, encoded by the coding sequence ATGGGCGAGAAGCCGGACTACAAGAGCACGATGAACCTGCCGCAAACGGAGTTCCCGATGCGCGCGAATCTGAGCGCGCGCGAGCCGGAGCGGCTTGTCTTCTGGGACGAGAACCGGATCTACGAGAAGGCGCTGGCGGCCAACGAGGGTGGCGAGACCTTCATCCTGCACGACGGGCCTCCGTACGCGAACGGGCACATCCACATGGGTACCGCGTTCAACAAGGTCTTCAAGGACCTTGTGGTCAAGTACAAGACGATGCGCGGGTACTGGTCCCCCTACGTTCCGGGATGGGACTGTCACGGTCAGCCCATCGAACACCAGGTCGAGAAGAACCTCGGCCCGGAGAAGATGCAGAAGATATCGCGGGCGAAGCTGCGCGAGCTGTGCCGCGACTACGCGATGAAGTTCGTTGGCGTGCAGGCCGAGGAGTTCAGGCGCCTCGGCGTGATGGGCGATTTCGAAGACCCCTACCTGACGCTCAACCACGCCTACGAAGCCGGCAACGTGAGGATCTTCAAGGAGATGTACCGGCGCGGCATGATCTACAAAGGCAGCAAGCCGATCCACTGGTGCATTCGCTGCAAGACCGCCTTGGCTGAAGCTGAGATCGAGTACTCCGACGAAACCTCAGATTCCATATATGTTAAGTTCTACTTGAGGTCGAGGCCTGAGTTGTTCTCCCATGTAGACGGTCGATTCTCGGTGCTCATCTGGACGACGACGCCGTGGACTCTGCCTGCGAACGTCGCCGTGACCCTTGCGGCTGGAGCCGACTACGTGGGCGTCCAGGTGGGCGACGAGATCATGTTCGTGGCCGAGGAACTCGTGGAAGACGTGGGCCGGGTGATCGGGTGGGACTACTCGGTGGCAACCGGGTCGGACGGCTCGCCGATTCGCATCAAGGGTAGCGATCTCGAGGGCGCTACGTACGACCAGCCGATACATGACGGTGTGGAGGGCACGATCATCACGGGCGACCACGTCGAACTCACCACCGGAACGGGCGCGGTTCATACCGCCCCCGGTCACGGTGAAGAAGACTATCTGGTAGGCAAGCAGTTCGGCCTGCCGGCACCCATGCCGGTGGACGATGACGGCGTGTTCGATGCAGGCGGTGGTCCGTTCGCCGGACTGAACGTGAACGACGCGAATCCTGTGATCGTAGAGTGGTTGCGTGAGCGCGGGTCGCTCGCTCACTCCGGGAAGACCTCCCACTCGTATCCTCACTGCTGGCGCTGCAAGCAGCCGGTCATTTTCCGTGCGACCGAGCAGTGGTTCGTCTCTATGGACAAGACGCACTTGCGCGAGAAAGCACTCGCCGCGACCGAGAAGGTCGAATGGATCCCAAGCTGGTCGATAAACCGCATCTCGAGCATGGTCGCCGACCGGCCGGACTGGTGCATCAGCAGACAGCGCGCGTGGGGGGTGCCCATCCCCGTCTTCTCCTGCGTCAAGTGCGGCGAGACAGTGGCGACCGATGAGACCTTCGACGCGGTCATCTCGCAGTGGGAGAAGGAGGGTGCGGACTCCTGGTTCATCCGCGAACCTGCAGACTACCTGCCCGAGGGCACTGCATGCCCGCGTTGTGGCGGCACCGAGCTCGTCCCCGAGGACGACATCCTCGACGTGTGGTGGGAATCGGGCGTGAGCCACACCAGCGTGCTCGAACCGCGCCCCGAGTTGCACCGGCCCGCCGAACTCTACCTCGAGGGATCGGACCAGCACCGCGGCTGGTTCCAGTCGGCGCTGCTCACGAGCGTGGGCGCATACGACGAGCCCCCGTTCGAGCGCGTGCTCACCCACGGCTTCATCGTCGATGGCGACGGTCGCAAGATGTCGAAATCCCTCGGCAACGTGGTGTCGCCGCTCGACGTGGTTGCGAAGTCTGGTGCCGACATCATCCGCCTCTGGGCGGCCTCCGCCGACTACAGCCAGGACGTGTCGGTCTCCGACGAGATCCTCGACCGCACTAGCGAAGCGTATCGTCGGATCCGCAACACCTTCCGCTTCCTGCTCTCGAACCTGGCGGACTACGAGCCCTCGATGGCCGTCGCATGGGCCGACATGCCCGAGATCGACCGGTATGCGCTCGTTCGCCTCTCGGACGTGGTCGATCGCGTCACGCACGCCTACGACGCCTGGAAGTTCCACATGGTCTACCACACCGTCTACGGCTACTGCGTCACGGACCTCTCCTCGTTCTACCTGGATGTCTTGAAGGACCGGCTGTACTCGGACGCCACCGATTCGCTGTCGCGCCGCAGTGCCCAGACGGTTCTCGCGGCCGTGCTGACGTCGCTCGTGCGCCTCGTGGCCCCGATCCTCTCGTTCACTGCCGAGGAGGTGTGGCAGTTTGCCCCGGAGCCACTCCGCCGCGGTTTCGAGAGCGTTTTGCTGGCCGGATGGCCCTGTGTTGATGTCCCAGCCGACGAAGCGGCGTCTCTGCGCGATGCCTACGGGGCAGTGCTTGAGGCTCGAGATGTCGTGACCAAAGCGCTCGAAGACGCCCGAAATGACAAGGTAGTCGGCAAGAGCCAGGAGGCCTCGATCGTCCTCGGCGTTCCTGCCGATGGGCTCGTGGTTCTGGAGGCTCGAGGTCTCGATGCGCTAGCCGAGATGTTCATCGTCTCGACGGTGATCCTGGAACCCGCCGAGGAGATATCTGTGAGCGTGACGCAGGCCACCGGAGCCAAGTGTCCCCGGTGCTGGAACATTCGCGAACTCGGCGAGAACGGTCTCTGTTCGCGTTGCGAGGAGGTCGTGGCCGGCATCCGGTAG
- a CDS encoding TraR/DksA C4-type zinc finger protein, whose product MNKATKQELRAHLEAELSRLRAEVEEIQREGHEALSEASGENNYRDHMADQGTATFARELDMTLDDNVRDALTAVVAALARIDDGLYGTCERCGEHINDERLKAMPTATLCITCKSAEESR is encoded by the coding sequence ATGAACAAAGCGACCAAACAGGAACTGCGCGCCCACCTTGAGGCTGAGTTGTCGCGCCTGCGGGCCGAGGTCGAGGAGATCCAGCGCGAGGGTCACGAGGCGCTTTCGGAGGCCAGCGGGGAAAACAACTACCGCGATCATATGGCCGATCAGGGTACCGCGACGTTCGCGAGAGAGCTCGACATGACTCTCGACGACAACGTGCGCGATGCTCTTACAGCTGTCGTCGCAGCTCTCGCGCGCATCGATGATGGGCTATACGGGACGTGCGAGAGATGCGGCGAGCACATCAACGACGAGCGTCTGAAGGCCATGCCTACGGCGACACTGTGCATCACGTGCAAGTCGGCAGAAGAATCGCGGTAG
- the lspA gene encoding signal peptidase II translates to MQVGRRIAVEARRPALVASITLAVVLVFDQFTKAVIRAALHPGESITLVTDIFYISHVRNTGAAFGLLPGARPVFVATSLVVVLAILAYWIQWKPRTRWLLVATALVAGGAIGNLIDRVMAGRVTDFLEVRGFPVFNVADSSILVGVGLLIVWILFGPEPHPESENEDEVSDSTTDAVSTLLPDEPRCDGP, encoded by the coding sequence GTGCAAGTCGGCAGAAGAATCGCGGTAGAGGCGCGGCGTCCCGCGCTTGTGGCATCGATCACACTCGCGGTCGTTCTCGTGTTCGACCAGTTCACGAAGGCTGTCATTCGTGCCGCGCTGCACCCCGGCGAGTCGATCACTCTCGTGACGGACATCTTCTACATCTCGCATGTCCGAAACACCGGTGCCGCTTTCGGGCTTCTTCCCGGTGCTCGCCCCGTCTTCGTCGCGACCTCACTCGTCGTCGTGCTTGCGATTCTCGCGTACTGGATCCAGTGGAAGCCAAGGACACGCTGGCTGCTCGTGGCGACCGCGCTCGTGGCGGGAGGGGCGATCGGCAACCTCATCGACCGCGTCATGGCCGGCCGCGTCACCGATTTCCTCGAAGTCCGGGGCTTTCCGGTATTCAATGTCGCCGACTCCTCGATACTGGTGGGCGTCGGGCTTCTTATCGTCTGGATCCTCTTTGGCCCGGAACCTCACCCGGAGTCCGAGAACGAAGACGAAGTCTCCGATTCGACAACTGATGCTGTGTCCACCCTGCTACCGGACGAGCCGCGTTGTGATGGACCGTGA
- a CDS encoding RluA family pseudouridine synthase produces MRSQEAGERVDKLLGTLEPIASRSVGARLAEEGFVRVNGVVVSKRHVVRAGDRIEGEIPPADRGALVPESIPLDIRFEDEHMIVLSKQAGLVVHPAQGNWTGTLVHALLAHADDLGTLQGEDRPGIVHRLDKDTTGLMMVAKTDHAQAALGEAIKIRAIDRRYIALVHGYITPDSGIIDAPLGRNQRDRMRMAVSDSTGAKQAVTTFRVLERFAAGTHDDGYTLVECKLYTGRTHQIRVHMAYIDHAVVGDQVYGAARQKTDQGLSRQFLHAYKLELEHPITGEHLAFVDPLPEDLEEVLQRLAPESMSVTEAGEEVLGLVRGEASGSPDIAPGYE; encoded by the coding sequence GTGCGTTCCCAGGAGGCCGGCGAGAGGGTCGACAAGCTCCTGGGCACGCTTGAGCCCATCGCATCGCGGTCTGTCGGTGCGAGACTGGCCGAGGAAGGGTTCGTGCGGGTCAACGGCGTGGTCGTTTCGAAGCGCCACGTGGTGCGCGCGGGCGACCGGATCGAGGGTGAGATTCCGCCGGCCGATCGTGGAGCGCTTGTGCCGGAGTCGATTCCACTCGACATCCGGTTCGAGGACGAGCACATGATCGTGCTGTCGAAGCAGGCCGGACTCGTAGTGCATCCCGCGCAAGGCAACTGGACGGGCACTCTCGTGCACGCGTTGCTTGCCCACGCCGATGATCTGGGCACGCTGCAGGGCGAGGACCGCCCGGGTATCGTGCATCGTCTGGACAAGGACACGACCGGGCTCATGATGGTGGCGAAGACCGACCATGCGCAGGCAGCGCTCGGTGAGGCTATCAAGATCCGGGCGATCGATCGCCGCTACATCGCACTCGTACACGGATACATCACCCCCGACAGCGGGATCATCGACGCCCCACTCGGCCGCAACCAGCGCGATCGCATGCGCATGGCTGTCTCCGATTCGACAGGCGCGAAGCAAGCGGTAACGACATTTCGCGTCCTTGAGAGGTTCGCAGCGGGGACGCACGATGACGGGTACACGCTTGTGGAGTGCAAGCTCTACACAGGCCGAACACACCAGATTCGCGTGCACATGGCCTATATCGATCACGCGGTCGTCGGCGATCAGGTTTACGGCGCTGCGCGCCAGAAGACGGATCAGGGGCTTTCCCGGCAGTTCCTGCATGCCTACAAGCTCGAGCTGGAACACCCGATCACCGGCGAGCATCTGGCGTTCGTCGACCCGCTTCCGGAGGATCTGGAGGAGGTGCTGCAGCGTTTGGCTCCAGAATCGATGAGCGTCACCGAGGCCGGCGAGGAGGTTCTCGGTCTGGTTCGGGGGGAAGCATCCGGTTCTCCGGACATCGCCCCGGGGTATGAGTGA